One Crocosphaera sp. UHCC 0190 DNA window includes the following coding sequences:
- a CDS encoding type III polyketide synthase gives MTFIVNTAVGFPAHYYPQEVLANALRKYFLVKELDFDLDTIDRFFTNVLIKGRYFMLPLDSFFEPPGIEESMNATIKATVDLVEETVWKLLKKTALEPTDISQLTATSLIPAVPGIDVRLMNHIPFSRNIKRMPLASVGCMGGAFGVARVADYLKAYPTESSILVASEPSSSLWQGSLQRDLCSMVRRLPNDPSQYSDIIMTIVTAALFGDGSAAVLMVGDDHPLAQAGCPKVVDSRSMVLPDTVHLMGMDVVDTGTRNILRPEVSDYVRVGLRQTIDPLLEAHHLSIDDISRWLVHPGGPKIINAIEDEYGLDEQALNLSREVLAEVGNLSSPTILYILDKTLSAEQPPSGSYGLMIAMGPGFSQEVILLQW, from the coding sequence CCGGCTCACTATTATCCCCAGGAAGTGTTAGCCAATGCACTCCGTAAATACTTCCTGGTAAAAGAGCTAGATTTTGATTTAGATACGATTGATCGTTTCTTCACTAACGTCTTGATTAAAGGACGTTATTTTATGTTGCCCCTGGATTCCTTTTTTGAACCCCCTGGAATTGAGGAAAGTATGAACGCCACAATTAAAGCAACTGTTGACCTGGTTGAAGAAACGGTCTGGAAATTGCTCAAAAAAACCGCCCTCGAACCCACAGATATCTCTCAGTTAACCGCAACTTCTCTCATTCCAGCAGTTCCTGGTATTGATGTGCGACTAATGAACCACATTCCTTTTTCTCGAAACATTAAAAGAATGCCCCTCGCTAGTGTCGGTTGTATGGGGGGGGCTTTTGGGGTTGCTCGTGTCGCTGATTATTTAAAGGCCTATCCCACAGAATCTTCAATTCTGGTTGCCTCAGAGCCTTCTTCTTCCCTCTGGCAAGGATCACTACAACGGGATTTATGTTCGATGGTTCGCCGTTTACCTAATGATCCTTCCCAATATAGTGACATTATCATGACCATTGTGACGGCGGCCTTGTTTGGTGATGGTTCGGCTGCTGTCTTAATGGTTGGTGATGATCACCCTTTAGCACAAGCTGGTTGTCCCAAAGTCGTTGATAGTCGCTCAATGGTGTTACCAGATACGGTTCACTTAATGGGAATGGATGTGGTTGATACCGGAACTCGTAATATCCTGCGGCCAGAAGTTTCTGATTATGTCAGGGTGGGACTCAGACAAACCATTGATCCTCTCTTAGAAGCTCATCATCTCTCCATTGATGATATATCCCGTTGGTTGGTTCATCCAGGGGGACCAAAAATTATTAATGCGATCGAAGATGAGTATGGTCTTGATGAACAGGCTTTAAATCTGAGCCGTGAGGTATTAGCTGAAGTGGGCAACCTTTCATCTCCGACTATTCTCTATATCTTAGATAAAACTTTATCAGCAGAGCAACCCCCATCAGGTTCTTATGGTTTGATGATCGCTATGGGGCCAGGTTTCTCTCAAGAAGTCATTCTCTTGCAATGGTAA
- a CDS encoding isoprenylcysteine carboxyl methyltransferase family protein, with amino-acid sequence MVTRWIFVGIIICVILQRLFELRISQRNATEILAQGGQEYSDNLLGVVKILQVSWWVAMIAEVWYFDRAFILSLAVIGLIATIAGQVLRYLSMQALGNRWTLAIMTIPGLPLVDTGIYRYLRHPNWLGVILEIFGLPLIHNAYLTAIVFSLANGLLMIQRIQTEEKALSDNS; translated from the coding sequence ATGGTTACTCGATGGATTTTTGTCGGCATCATTATCTGTGTCATATTACAACGACTGTTTGAACTCAGAATTAGTCAACGTAATGCCACTGAAATCTTAGCCCAAGGAGGTCAAGAATATAGCGATAATTTACTGGGTGTCGTTAAAATTCTACAGGTAAGTTGGTGGGTAGCCATGATTGCAGAGGTATGGTACTTTGATCGTGCTTTTATTCTCTCTCTGGCCGTTATTGGGTTAATAGCAACCATTGCCGGACAAGTTTTGCGTTATTTGTCGATGCAAGCATTAGGAAACCGTTGGACATTGGCAATTATGACGATTCCAGGTTTACCTCTTGTGGATACCGGAATTTATCGTTATTTACGACATCCCAATTGGTTAGGGGTGATTTTAGAAATTTTTGGACTTCCTCTGATTCACAATGCTTACTTAACAGCAATAGTGTTCAGTCTTGCTAATGGTTTATTAATGATTCAACGAATTCAAACAGAAGAAAAAGCTCTTAGTGATAATTCGTAA